The following are encoded together in the Pseudodesulfovibrio indicus genome:
- a CDS encoding 3-methyl-2-oxobutanoate dehydrogenase subunit VorB, which produces MSKKPERIFVKGNEAIARGALAAKCKCFFGYPITPQNDIPEFMSSEMIKAGGDFVQAESEVAAANMLLGAGAAGVRAMTSSSSPGMSLKQEAISYMAGSEIPAVVVNMNRGGPGLGDIGPAQGDYYQSTRGGGHGDYRHFTLGPGTVQEAYDLTIRAFDIAFKHRTPVLILGDAILGQMKEPITPWTPENVDEEGGRDWAITGRDNGREKRLIKSLFLEEGALAGQNQHLQAKYDSWKDLAEAEQFETEDADLIVCAYGSIGRIAKSAVRKFRAEGKKVGLFRPITLYPFPSDDLLALAKQGKRFLTIEHNLGQMVDDVRLAIRTVADSDFYAIYPGNLPTPDELEEPILNCLEGK; this is translated from the coding sequence ATGAGCAAGAAACCGGAACGTATTTTCGTCAAGGGCAACGAGGCCATCGCGCGCGGCGCACTGGCCGCCAAGTGCAAGTGCTTCTTCGGCTACCCGATCACCCCGCAGAACGACATCCCCGAATTCATGTCCTCCGAGATGATCAAGGCCGGCGGCGACTTCGTCCAGGCCGAATCCGAAGTGGCCGCCGCCAACATGCTGCTCGGCGCAGGCGCCGCCGGCGTGCGCGCCATGACCTCTTCCTCCTCGCCCGGCATGTCCCTGAAGCAGGAAGCCATCTCCTACATGGCGGGATCCGAAATCCCCGCCGTGGTCGTGAACATGAACCGCGGCGGCCCGGGCCTGGGTGACATCGGCCCGGCGCAGGGCGACTACTACCAGTCCACCCGGGGCGGCGGACACGGCGACTACCGCCACTTCACCCTGGGACCCGGCACCGTGCAGGAGGCCTACGATCTGACCATCCGCGCCTTTGACATCGCCTTCAAGCACCGCACCCCGGTGCTCATCCTCGGCGACGCCATCCTCGGCCAGATGAAGGAACCGATCACCCCCTGGACCCCGGAAAACGTGGACGAGGAAGGGGGCCGCGACTGGGCCATCACCGGCCGCGACAACGGCCGTGAAAAGCGCCTCATCAAGTCCCTGTTCCTGGAAGAGGGTGCCCTTGCGGGCCAGAACCAGCACCTCCAGGCCAAATACGACTCCTGGAAGGACCTGGCCGAGGCCGAGCAGTTCGAAACCGAGGACGCGGACCTCATCGTCTGCGCCTACGGCTCCATCGGCCGCATCGCCAAGTCCGCTGTGCGCAAGTTCCGCGCCGAGGGCAAGAAGGTCGGCCTGTTCCGGCCCATCACCCTGTACCCGTTCCCGTCCGACGACCTCCTGGCCCTGGCCAAGCAGGGCAAGCGGTTCCTGACCATCGAACACAACCTCGGCCAGATGGTCGACGACGTGCGCCTGGCCATCCGGACCGTGGCGGACTCCGACTTCTACGCCATCTACCCCGGCAACCTGCCCACCCCGGACGAACTCGAGGAGCCGATCCTCAACTGCCTGGAGGGTAAATAA
- a CDS encoding 4Fe-4S binding protein, with translation MSRIEVQEDRCKGCLLCTTVCPVDIIVQSDRFNVSGYKVAEVPEADKDKCTGCASCAQICPDVAIKVYRTPKKKEGK, from the coding sequence ATGTCTCGAATCGAGGTCCAGGAAGACCGGTGCAAGGGGTGCCTGCTCTGTACCACCGTCTGTCCCGTCGACATCATCGTCCAGTCTGACCGGTTCAACGTCAGCGGCTACAAGGTCGCCGAGGTTCCCGAGGCCGACAAGGACAAATGTACCGGCTGCGCATCCTGCGCCCAGATCTGCCCGGACGTGGCGATCAAAGTGTACAGGACCCCAAAGAAGAAAGAGGGGAAGTAG
- the coaBC gene encoding bifunctional phosphopantothenoylcysteine decarboxylase/phosphopantothenate--cysteine ligase CoaBC yields the protein MQPHYGFAGFMGKRVHLGVTGSIAAFKAIDLLRSLLQADCMVSATLTDSACRFVQPLSFEALGASPVYSAMFAATPDADTAFGHLEPGQVADVMVIAPATASTIARLAHGLADDMLSCQALAFPGPKLVAPAMNPRMWEAPATRRNWDMLGDLGYIRISPDSGSVACGDVGSGRLAPVDEILIQTLRALAPKDLEGRKVLITLGPTREQWDAVRFWSNPSSGTMGACMAMAAYLRGADVTVVAGPTALTFPCDMGVVPVRSARQMYEACTDLWPDMDMGCLTAAVADYRPVPFGETKFKKNTSAGSGITVEFETNPDILKTLGQSKREGQKLMGFAAETGNLREEAARKLETKNLDLIAANDISRAGSGFGVATNEMFVLDSKGRKEQWPQLPKTEVAWRLWDHLLLD from the coding sequence ATGCAGCCGCATTACGGGTTTGCCGGTTTCATGGGCAAGCGCGTCCATCTGGGCGTGACCGGCTCCATCGCCGCGTTCAAGGCCATCGACCTGTTGCGCTCCCTGCTCCAGGCCGATTGCATGGTCTCGGCGACGCTGACCGATTCCGCCTGCCGTTTCGTGCAGCCCCTCTCCTTCGAGGCCCTGGGCGCGTCCCCGGTGTACTCCGCCATGTTCGCGGCCACCCCGGACGCGGACACCGCCTTCGGCCATCTGGAACCGGGCCAGGTCGCGGACGTCATGGTCATCGCGCCCGCCACCGCATCGACCATCGCGCGTCTCGCCCACGGGCTGGCGGACGACATGCTCTCCTGCCAGGCCCTCGCATTCCCCGGTCCCAAGCTCGTGGCTCCGGCCATGAATCCGCGCATGTGGGAGGCCCCCGCCACCCGGCGCAACTGGGACATGCTCGGCGACCTCGGGTATATCCGCATCAGCCCCGACTCCGGGTCCGTGGCCTGCGGCGACGTCGGCTCCGGGCGGCTTGCACCCGTGGACGAGATTCTGATCCAGACCCTGCGCGCGCTCGCGCCCAAGGACCTGGAGGGACGCAAGGTGCTGATCACCCTCGGCCCCACGCGCGAGCAATGGGACGCGGTCCGGTTCTGGTCCAATCCGTCCAGCGGCACCATGGGCGCGTGCATGGCCATGGCCGCCTATCTGCGCGGGGCCGACGTGACCGTGGTCGCCGGACCCACCGCGCTGACCTTTCCCTGCGACATGGGCGTGGTCCCGGTCCGGAGCGCCCGCCAGATGTATGAGGCGTGCACCGACCTGTGGCCGGATATGGACATGGGCTGCCTGACCGCCGCCGTGGCCGACTACCGGCCCGTTCCCTTTGGTGAGACCAAGTTCAAGAAGAATACCTCGGCGGGTTCCGGCATCACCGTGGAGTTCGAGACCAACCCGGATATCCTCAAAACCCTCGGCCAGAGCAAGCGCGAGGGACAGAAGCTCATGGGCTTCGCCGCCGAGACCGGCAACCTGCGCGAAGAGGCGGCCCGCAAGCTCGAGACCAAGAACCTGGACCTCATCGCGGCCAACGACATTTCGCGCGCAGGCAGCGGCTTCGGCGTCGCCACCAACGAGATGTTTGTGCTCGACAGCAAGGGCCGCAAGGAACAATGGCCGCAACTGCCCAAGACCGAAGTGGCGTGGAGATTATGGGATCACCTTCTGCTCGACTGA
- a CDS encoding thiamine pyrophosphate-dependent enzyme — protein MSEMNEKLVFDRPESVIDRATHYCPGCHHGIAHRLIGELLDEMNLAEKTLMTTSIGCSVFLYNYLNVDAVEAPHGRAPAVATGVKRSRPDHFVFTYQGDGDLASIGMAEIMHAANRGEKMCVVFVNNTVYGMTGGQMAPTTLIGQRTTTTPAGRCQTHEGAPIRMTEIIASLGGVAFAARGALNTVANIKKAKKYLKKAFEFQLNNTGFGFVELLSGCPTNWKMTPLAANERITNEMIPYFPLGVYKDVSEEGGVC, from the coding sequence ATGTCCGAAATGAATGAAAAACTTGTCTTTGACCGGCCCGAGAGCGTCATCGACCGGGCGACCCACTACTGCCCGGGCTGCCACCACGGCATCGCCCACCGGCTCATCGGCGAGCTGCTCGACGAGATGAACCTGGCCGAGAAGACTCTCATGACCACCTCCATCGGCTGCTCGGTCTTCCTCTACAACTATCTGAACGTGGACGCCGTCGAAGCGCCCCACGGCCGCGCCCCGGCGGTGGCCACCGGCGTCAAGCGCTCTCGGCCCGACCACTTCGTCTTCACCTACCAGGGCGACGGCGACCTGGCCTCCATCGGCATGGCCGAGATCATGCACGCCGCCAACCGCGGCGAGAAGATGTGCGTGGTCTTCGTCAACAACACCGTGTACGGCATGACCGGCGGCCAGATGGCCCCGACCACCCTCATCGGCCAGCGCACGACCACCACCCCGGCCGGCCGCTGCCAGACCCACGAGGGCGCGCCCATCCGCATGACCGAGATCATCGCCTCCCTGGGCGGCGTGGCCTTTGCCGCGCGCGGTGCGCTCAACACCGTGGCCAACATCAAGAAGGCCAAGAAATACCTGAAAAAGGCCTTCGAGTTCCAGCTGAACAACACCGGCTTCGGGTTCGTGGAGCTGCTCTCCGGCTGCCCCACCAACTGGAAGATGACCCCGCTGGCGGCCAACGAGCGGATCACCAATGAAATGATCCCGTACTTCCCGCTGGGCGTCTACAAGGACGTGTCCGAGGAAGGAGGTGTCTGCTAA
- a CDS encoding 2-oxoacid:acceptor oxidoreductase family protein produces MRYIDSIIAGFGGQGVMLIGNLLAYAGMKDGLNVTYIPVYGPEMRGGTANCTVVLSEEDIGSPIIHRPKSLIAMNRPSLDKFQPRVVDGGIHIINSSLIDMELADTDRLKCYGVPCNEIADELGNTRMANMVAIGAFVQASGIISLDAVIGSLENVISPHYHKLIPANTKAIEAGAKHVA; encoded by the coding sequence ATGCGCTACATCGACTCCATCATCGCCGGATTCGGCGGCCAGGGCGTCATGCTCATCGGCAACCTGCTGGCCTACGCGGGCATGAAGGACGGCCTGAACGTCACCTACATCCCGGTCTACGGCCCGGAGATGCGCGGCGGCACCGCCAACTGCACGGTGGTGCTCTCCGAAGAAGACATCGGCTCGCCCATCATCCACCGGCCCAAATCCCTCATCGCCATGAACCGCCCGTCGCTCGACAAGTTCCAGCCGCGCGTGGTGGACGGCGGCATCCACATCATCAACTCCTCGCTCATCGACATGGAGCTGGCCGATACGGACCGCCTCAAGTGCTACGGGGTTCCCTGCAACGAGATCGCCGACGAGCTGGGCAATACCCGCATGGCCAACATGGTCGCCATCGGCGCCTTCGTCCAGGCCTCCGGGATCATCTCCCTGGATGCCGTCATCGGGTCCCTCGAAAACGTCATCTCCCCGCACTACCACAAGCTCATCCCGGCCAATACCAAGGCCATCGAAGCCGGCGCCAAACACGTCGCCTAG
- a CDS encoding homocysteine biosynthesis protein: MADFKVNKTVGEINERIRKGKAVVVNAEEMIEIVRREGKVRAAEQVDVVTTGTFSPMCSSGLLFNIGQQPPVMKVSKLWLNNVPCYCGIAAVDAYIGATEPSEDDPLNKVHPGRFAYGGAHVMEDLLRGKAVHLRAEAYGTDCYPRRELDKDITLADLPNAVMLNPRNCYQNYNAAVNLTSRTIYTYMGPLKANCSNVNFATAGQLSPAFNDPYFKTIGMGTRIFLGGGIGYVIGEGTQHVQKPKRNERGIPENGSGTLMLKGDFKKMDVRYVRAQSLVGYGPSLALGVGIPIPILNEEIAWFTGVSDEDITMPVKDYGYDYPNGIPRELARVTFAELKSGEVTVNGKKTATVPVTSYTMSLEVADKLKEWILKGDFLLTEKQDDIPSY, translated from the coding sequence ATGGCAGATTTCAAAGTGAACAAGACGGTAGGCGAGATCAACGAACGCATCCGCAAGGGCAAGGCCGTGGTGGTCAACGCCGAGGAGATGATCGAGATCGTGCGCCGCGAAGGCAAGGTCCGGGCCGCCGAACAGGTCGACGTGGTCACCACCGGCACCTTCTCGCCCATGTGCTCCTCGGGGCTGCTCTTCAACATCGGCCAGCAACCGCCGGTGATGAAGGTCTCCAAGCTCTGGCTGAACAACGTGCCCTGCTACTGCGGCATTGCCGCCGTGGACGCCTATATCGGCGCCACCGAGCCGTCCGAGGACGATCCCCTGAACAAGGTCCACCCCGGCCGCTTCGCGTACGGCGGAGCGCATGTCATGGAGGACCTGCTGCGCGGCAAGGCCGTGCACCTGCGGGCCGAGGCCTACGGCACGGACTGCTACCCCCGGCGCGAGCTGGACAAGGACATCACCCTGGCTGACCTGCCCAACGCCGTGATGCTCAATCCGCGCAACTGCTACCAGAACTACAACGCGGCCGTGAACCTGACCAGCCGCACCATCTATACCTACATGGGACCGCTCAAGGCCAACTGCTCCAACGTCAACTTCGCCACCGCCGGGCAGCTCTCCCCCGCCTTCAACGATCCCTACTTCAAGACCATCGGCATGGGGACGCGCATCTTCCTGGGCGGCGGCATCGGCTACGTCATCGGCGAAGGCACCCAGCACGTGCAGAAACCCAAGCGCAACGAGCGCGGCATCCCGGAGAACGGGTCCGGCACGCTCATGCTCAAGGGCGATTTCAAGAAGATGGACGTCCGCTACGTGCGCGCCCAGTCCCTGGTGGGCTACGGCCCGTCCCTGGCGCTCGGCGTGGGCATCCCCATCCCCATCCTCAACGAGGAGATCGCCTGGTTCACCGGCGTCAGCGACGAGGACATCACCATGCCGGTCAAGGACTACGGATACGACTACCCCAACGGCATCCCCCGCGAACTGGCCCGCGTGACCTTCGCGGAGCTCAAGTCCGGCGAGGTCACCGTCAACGGCAAGAAAACCGCCACCGTCCCGGTTACGTCCTACACCATGTCCCTGGAAGTGGCCGACAAACTCAAGGAATGGATACTCAAGGGAGATTTCCTCCTGACCGAAAAACAGGACGACATCCCGAGTTATTAA
- the queA gene encoding tRNA preQ1(34) S-adenosylmethionine ribosyltransferase-isomerase QueA, which translates to MEIPEDYRLSSYDYDLPEDRIAQEPAEKRDGSRLLVLDRKAGTRTPVPFADLLDHLPDNCLLVANNSRVIPARVFGTKPTGGQVEFLLLTPLPLIEPAEKGGWFSARAEGLLRASKGPKPGTTVSFADDFSLIALEPGEFGRWKVELRWRGDLKTLFDTLGHLPLPPYIKRPDGAADRERYQTTYSDKSKTGSVAAPTAGLHFTPELRKRIADKGIEWAEVTLYVGYGTFSPVRCPDIRDHRMHAEYIEVPVHTAEAVLRAKAEGRPVIAVGTTSARTLEGMVREAGEIREFRGETDIFISPGYTFKVIDGILTNFHLPESSLIIMISALAGRNTILDAYALALEQGFRFFSYGDAMLIL; encoded by the coding sequence ATGGAAATACCCGAGGATTACAGACTCTCCAGCTACGACTACGACCTGCCCGAGGATCGCATCGCCCAGGAACCCGCCGAAAAACGCGACGGTTCCCGGCTGCTGGTGCTCGACCGCAAGGCCGGGACCAGGACGCCCGTCCCCTTTGCCGATCTGCTCGACCACCTGCCGGACAACTGCCTGTTGGTGGCCAACAACTCGCGCGTCATCCCGGCTCGCGTCTTCGGCACCAAGCCCACGGGCGGCCAGGTGGAGTTCCTGCTGCTCACGCCCCTGCCGCTCATCGAACCGGCGGAGAAGGGGGGTTGGTTCTCGGCCCGGGCCGAGGGGCTGCTGCGCGCCTCCAAGGGGCCGAAACCGGGGACCACGGTCTCCTTTGCCGACGACTTCTCCCTGATCGCGCTGGAGCCGGGCGAGTTCGGGCGCTGGAAGGTCGAGCTGCGCTGGCGGGGCGACCTCAAGACGCTTTTCGACACCCTGGGCCATCTGCCGCTGCCGCCGTACATCAAGCGCCCGGATGGGGCCGCCGACCGCGAGCGGTACCAGACCACCTATTCCGACAAATCCAAGACCGGGTCCGTGGCCGCGCCCACCGCCGGGCTGCACTTCACGCCCGAGCTGCGCAAGCGGATCGCGGACAAGGGCATCGAATGGGCCGAGGTCACGCTCTACGTGGGCTACGGCACCTTCAGCCCGGTGCGCTGCCCGGACATCCGCGACCACCGCATGCACGCGGAATACATCGAGGTCCCGGTCCATACGGCCGAGGCCGTGCTGCGGGCCAAGGCCGAGGGACGGCCCGTCATCGCCGTGGGCACCACCAGCGCGCGGACTCTGGAGGGCATGGTCCGCGAGGCCGGGGAAATCCGCGAATTCCGTGGGGAAACAGACATTTTCATATCGCCGGGCTATACTTTCAAGGTGATCGACGGTATTCTGACGAACTTCCATTTGCCAGAATCGTCGCTCATCATTATGATCTCGGCTCTTGCTGGCAGAAACACCATTCTGGATGCATACGCCCTCGCCCTGGAACAGGGGTTCCGCTTCTTTTCCTACGGCGACGCCATGCTCATCCTTTGA
- a CDS encoding DnaA ATPase domain-containing protein, translating to MKESFRQHLLQTCTDEELKRWFDPLTFDYSDDNKRLTVGFPHAFFAKWFESDIQDKFEAQLNMFLGNGYLVSYKDTETPERSKGVQVADVVKRIDFPFGQEFTFETFLINKKNYFPIASAKEVAKQSGSLFNPFIICGPGGSGKTHLLKSVANEISKKHDYSTIFIGSLDELNSLYSIRFKGDPFKARNYLFEYEFLFIDDFHKIKEHPHFQQELVNIFNHFYDNKKQMVLACREKVTSYDFLDDNLQSRLGWGLIVTLKEPDLEIRVGYIQRQARAKRLSLNKEQILTLAQRFTDFRYLQGILLKLFAFKELVKQDLSQKDFEHILANTEEKTTDDLTPKKILSVVAEHFSVHVKDLTGTKRHQHIAHARQVAMYLCRQMLNTSYPALGRAFGGKDHSTVLYSVKKIDQLQEDDFELKQLLKTLKNKCRMS from the coding sequence GTGAAAGAATCATTTCGCCAACACCTGCTCCAGACCTGCACGGATGAGGAACTCAAGCGCTGGTTCGACCCGCTGACGTTCGATTATTCCGATGACAACAAGCGGCTGACCGTGGGTTTTCCCCATGCGTTTTTTGCCAAATGGTTCGAGTCGGACATCCAGGACAAGTTCGAGGCCCAGCTGAACATGTTCCTCGGAAACGGCTATCTGGTGAGCTACAAGGACACCGAGACCCCGGAACGTTCCAAGGGTGTCCAGGTGGCCGACGTGGTCAAGCGCATCGATTTTCCCTTTGGCCAGGAATTCACCTTCGAGACCTTTCTGATCAACAAGAAGAACTATTTTCCCATCGCCTCGGCCAAAGAGGTGGCCAAGCAGTCCGGTTCCCTGTTCAATCCGTTCATCATCTGCGGGCCGGGCGGGTCGGGCAAGACCCACCTGCTCAAGTCCGTGGCCAACGAGATCAGCAAGAAGCACGACTACTCGACCATATTCATCGGCTCCCTGGATGAGCTCAACTCCCTGTACTCCATCCGCTTCAAGGGCGACCCGTTCAAGGCGCGAAACTACCTGTTCGAATATGAATTCCTGTTTATCGACGACTTCCACAAGATCAAGGAACACCCCCATTTCCAGCAGGAACTGGTCAATATCTTCAACCACTTCTACGACAACAAGAAGCAGATGGTCCTGGCCTGCCGGGAAAAGGTCACCAGCTACGACTTCCTGGACGACAACCTCCAGTCCCGCCTGGGCTGGGGATTGATCGTCACCCTGAAGGAGCCGGACCTGGAGATCAGGGTGGGGTACATCCAGCGCCAGGCGCGCGCCAAGCGGCTCTCCCTGAACAAGGAGCAGATCCTGACCCTGGCCCAGCGGTTCACCGACTTCCGCTATCTCCAGGGCATCCTGCTCAAGCTGTTCGCCTTCAAGGAGCTGGTCAAACAGGACCTCTCCCAGAAGGATTTCGAACACATCCTGGCCAACACCGAGGAAAAGACCACCGACGATCTGACGCCCAAGAAGATCCTCAGCGTGGTGGCCGAGCATTTCAGCGTCCACGTCAAGGACCTGACCGGCACCAAGCGGCACCAGCACATCGCCCACGCCCGCCAGGTGGCCATGTACCTGTGCCGCCAGATGCTGAACACGTCCTACCCGGCCCTGGGTCGCGCCTTCGGCGGCAAGGACCACTCCACGGTCCTGTACTCGGTCAAAAAAATCGATCAATTACAAGAAGATGACTTCGAACTGAAACAACTGTTGAAAACGTTGAAGAATAAATGTCGCATGTCGTGA